The following proteins are encoded in a genomic region of Hippocampus zosterae strain Florida chromosome 2, ASM2543408v3, whole genome shotgun sequence:
- the trim33 gene encoding E3 ubiquitin-protein ligase TRIM33 isoform X5, with amino-acid sequence MADNKGIDDMEPSPNPETPPLAQDNVQAETQPEPASAVIEGETKEAEETESLVPAHEATAATGVGGGEVSISNVSGRSAASPTDASPTNAEPSPAEAPAAGDAAVSGLASEMSPPPTAPAAAPAQTPINLLDTCAVCKQSLQSRESEPKLLPCLHSFCLKCIPQPDRQISVQVTGPHGQTNTHIVNVMRCSVCHQDYKQNDIVANYFVKDTSEATSTSDEKAAQVCTSCEDNAGTIGFCVECGEWLCKTCVEAHQRVKITKDHKIRTKDDADTASESVGTSGQRPVFCPIHKQEPLKLFCETCDTLTCRDCQLLEHKEHRYQFLEEAFLNHKSIIESTMTKLQEKKNYVHYSVSQVQNRLKELTESHKKVEHEIKIAVFTLINEINKKGKSLLQQLETVTKERSARLMAQHKDTTQLAQQIHHVLNFCQWAISTGSSTALLYSKRPILFQLRQLFKARLEPVPLSNGEVRFFCDPTFWAKNVVNLGNLVIEKQPPPANPPNMMGGGAPISPGQGQHGKNQGQINLAQLRLQHMQQAAFAQKQQHLQQQQQQQMQQQMRLASQMPQQHTRQTVPPIVQQQPPRLISMQQHPRGQMVLNGGPVPSMYSSSHHMRLPGPPQGQGRIPTAQPRHNGQQFPTMIQPHLQRQHSNPGHAGPFPVASGHNANPTSPTSASMAGAHAHRGSANPVIAPIELIPSVTNPENLPCLPEIPPIQLEDAGSSTLGHLLTRYITASTQQQSGSVDMNPSPGLSIHSPGSSGLSNAHTPARPSSTSSTGSRGSCSSAGKTAASGGTVEPVRVKQEPDSEESYRCPSTSTKAEGAQDSGRSACMMGSPSPVSNTKENIKSEAQSQTSCSGLNGSGTQLTNGCTDKGSSTATGNLDVKEDDPNEDWCAVCINGGDLLCCDRCPKVFHMKCHVPTIKIFPKGDFLCTFCRSISSPEIEYCDDSRKVSGENVLNPEEQRKCERLLLYIFCHELSVGFRKPVPSSVPNYYRIIKHPMDLKKVKKKLQLQNSQYYTSIQEFVCDMRMIFQNCAKYNEDGSEMAVSGKAVSVYFEEKLQEIFPGQSFPEPPDEQTVDTNEKEKEKEKEREGEETEDSDDDFIQPRRKRLKTDDKIFHIK; translated from the exons ATGGCGGATAACAAAGGCATCGATGATATGGAACCGTCACCAAACCCAGAGACTCCTCCTTTGGCTCAAGACAACGTGCAAGCGGAGACCCAACCCGAACCTGCGTCTGCGGTCATAGAAGGTGAAACGAAGGAGGCGGAAGAGACCGAGTCGCTTGTTCCCGCTCACGAGGCAACTGCAGCCACCGGTGTAGGAGGCGGTGAGGTTAGCATCAGCAATGTTAGCGGCAGGAGCGCTGCTAGCCCGACGGATGCCAGCCCAACTAACGCTGAGCCTAGTCCCGCCGAAGCCCCGGCCGCCGGTGATGCAGCAGTCAGCGGACTCGCCTCGGAAATGTCCCCACCACCCACGGCCCCGGCAGCCGCACCGGCACAGACTCCCATTAATTTATTGGATACGTGCGCAGTGTGTAAACAAAGTCTTCAGAGCCGAGAGAGCGAACCAAAACTTCTACCTTGCTTGCACTCGTTTTGCCTGAAATGTATTCCGCAACCAGACAGGCAGATCAGCGTACAGGTGACTGGACCGCACGGGCAAACCAACACACATATTG TAAATGTTATGCGATGCTCAGTGTGCCACCAGGACTACAAACAGAACGATATTGTCGCCAACTACTTTGTTAAAGATACCTCAGAGGCGACCAGCACGTCCGATGAAAAAGCCGCACAG GTATGTACAAGTTGTGAGGATAATGCTGGAACCATAGGCTTTTGCGTGGAGTGTGGAGAGTGGCTGTGTAAGACCTGTGTGGAAGCTCACCAGAGGGTCAAAATAACCAAAGATCACAAGATTCGCACGAAAGACGATGCTGACACGGCCTCTG AGTCTGTGGGTACATCTGGACAGAGGCCCGTTTTTTGTCCCATCCACAAGCAAGAGCCACTCAAGCTTTTCTGTGAGACCTGTGACACTTTGACTTGCCGGGACTGCCAGCTGCTCGAGCACAAGGAGCATAG GTATCAGTTCTTGGAAGAAGCTTTTCTTAACCATAAAAGTATCATTGAATCAACCATGACCAAACTCCAGGAGAAGAAAAACTACGTCCATTACTCAGTGTCTCAAGTACAAAACAG gttaaaagAGCTGACTGAATCCCATAAGAAAGTTGAACATGAGATCAAGATTGCAGTGTTTACTTTGATAAATGAAATTAACAAAAAGGGCAAGTCTTTACTACAGCAGCTGGAG ACTGTGACCAAAGAGCGCAGCGCGAGGCTAATGGCCCAGCATAAGGATACCACCCAGCTCGCCCAGCAGATCCACCATGTGCTGAACTTCTGTCAATGGGCCATCTCGACTGGCAGCAGCACAGCACTGCTTTATAGCAAAAGGCCG ATTCTATTTCAGCTTCGCCAGCTCTTTAAGGCAAGACTGGAGCCAGTGCCTTTGTCTAATGGAGAAGTGCGCTTTTTCTGTGACCCAACCTTCTGGGCCAAAAATGTGGTTAATCTAG gTAATCTGGTAATTGAGAAGCAACCGCCGCCTGCAAATCCTCCGAATATGATGGGTGGAGGTGCTCCCATTTCACCAGGCCAAGGTCAACATGGCAAAAATCAAGGGCAGATAAATTTAGCCCAGCTTCGTCTGCAGCACATGCAGCAGGCAGCATTTGCACAGAAGCAGCAACAtctccagcagcagcaacagcagcagatgCAGCAACAGATGCGCCTTGCTTCCCAAATGCCCCAGCAACATACCAGACAGACTGTCCCACCCATAGTACAGCAGCAG CCTCCCAGGCTCATCAGTATGCAGCAGCACCCAAGAGGGCAAATGGTCCTAAATGGTGGGCCCGTTCCCTCCATGTACTCTTCGTCCCACCATATGCGTCTACCAGGCCCTCCACAGGGACAGGGCAGGATACCCACAGCACAGCCGAGACACAACGGGCAACAGTTTCCCACCATGATACAGCCTCACCTGCAGCGACAG CATTCCAACCCAGGCCATGCAGGCCCTTTCCCAGTGGCTTCTGGCCACAATGCAAACCCCACAAGTCCTACCAGCGCCAGCATGGCAGGGGCACATGCTCATCGAGGCTCTGCCAATCCTGTCATCGCTCCCATTGAGCTCATCCCCTCAGTTACCAACCCAGAGAACTTGCCCTGTCTACCGGAGATCCCACCCATTCAG CTAGAGGATGCGGGTTCGAGCACCCTTGGCCACCTCCTGACTCGCTACATCACAGCCAGCACACAACAGCAGTCGGGTTCAGTGGATATGAACCCCTCCCCTGGACTTTCGATACACTCGCCTGGATCCTCAG GTCTTTCCAATGCACACACGCCCGCACGACCCTCCAGCACATCCAGCACAGGCAGCAGAGGCAG TTGTAGCTCTGCGGGGAAAACAGCAGCCAGTGGAGGTACTGTGGAACCTGTTCGGGTCAAACAGGAGCCTGATTCAGAGGAGAGTTACAGGTGTCCAAGTACTTCCACGAAGGCGGAAGGAGCACAAGACTCTGGGAGGAGTGCTTGCATG ATGGGCAGTCCTAGTCCTGTAAGCAACACAAAGGAGAATATTAAATCAGAGGCCCAGTCTCAGACCTCTTGCTCTGGGCTCAACGGCTCTGGTACGCAGCTAACCAACGGATGCACGGACAAGGGGTCATCAACCGCAACGGGCAATCTTGACGTGAAGGAGGATGACCCTAACGAAGACTGGTGCGCTGTTTGCATCAATGGCGGCGACTTGCTGTGCTGCGATCGTTGTCCCAAAGTGTTCCACATGAAATGCCATGTACCCACCATCAAAATATTCCCCAA GGGGGATTTTCTGTGCACATTTTGCCGGAGTATATCTAGTCCTGAGATAGAATACTGTGACGACAGCAGGAAAGTCAGTGGAGAGAATGTCCTTAATCCTGAAGAGCAGAGG AAATGTGAGCGCCTCCTACTGTATATCTTCTGTCATGAGCTGAGTGTGGGCTTCCGGAAGCCTGTCCCGAGCTCT GTGCCAAACTACTACAGAATCATCAAGCACCCGATGGACTTgaagaaagtgaagaaaaagcTGCAGCTCCAGAACTCCCAGTACTACACGTCCATCCAGGAATTTGTGTGTGACATGCGCATGATCTTCCAAAACTGTGCAAAGTACAATGAG GATGGATCAGAGATGGCCGTCTCCGGTAAGGCAGTGAGTGTCTACTTTGAGGAAAAGCTGCAGGAGATCTTTCCGGGACAGAGCTTCCCCGAGCCGCCTGATGAGCAAACCGTGGACACAAAcgaaaaggagaaggagaaggagaaggagagggagggggaggaaaCGGAGGACTCTGACGACGACTTCATTCAACCCCGACGTAAACGGTTAAAAACGGATGACAAAATTTTCCACATCAAGTAA
- the trim33 gene encoding E3 ubiquitin-protein ligase TRIM33 isoform X4, producing MADNKGIDDMEPSPNPETPPLAQDNVQAETQPEPASAVIEGETKEAEETESLVPAHEATAATGVGGGEVSISNVSGRSAASPTDASPTNAEPSPAEAPAAGDAAVSGLASEMSPPPTAPAAAPAQTPINLLDTCAVCKQSLQSRESEPKLLPCLHSFCLKCIPQPDRQISVQVTGPHGQTNTHIVNVMRCSVCHQDYKQNDIVANYFVKDTSEATSTSDEKAAQVCTSCEDNAGTIGFCVECGEWLCKTCVEAHQRVKITKDHKIRTKDDADTASESVGTSGQRPVFCPIHKQEPLKLFCETCDTLTCRDCQLLEHKEHRYQFLEEAFLNHKSIIESTMTKLQEKKNYVHYSVSQVQNRLKELTESHKKVEHEIKIAVFTLINEINKKGKSLLQQLETVTKERSARLMAQHKDTTQLAQQIHHVLNFCQWAISTGSSTALLYSKRPILFQLRQLFKARLEPVPLSNGEVRFFCDPTFWAKNVVNLGNLVIEKQPPPANPPNMMGGGAPISPGQGQHGKNQGQINLAQLRLQHMQQAAFAQKQQHLQQQQQQQMQQQMRLASQMPQQHTRQTVPPIVQQQPPRLISMQQHPRGQMVLNGGPVPSMYSSSHHMRLPGPPQGQGRIPTAQPRHNGQQFPTMIQPHLQRQHSNPGHAGPFPVASGHNANPTSPTSASMAGAHAHRGSANPVIAPIELIPSVTNPENLPCLPEIPPIQLEDAGSSTLGHLLTRYITASTQQQSGSVDMNPSPGLSIHSPGSSGLSNAHTPARPSSTSSTGSRGSCSSAGKTAASGGTVEPVRVKQEPDSEESYRCPSTSTKAEGAQDSGRSACMMGSPSPVSNTKENIKSEAQSQTSCSGLNGSGTQLTNGCTDKGSSTATGNLDVKEDDPNEDWCAVCINGGDLLCCDRCPKVFHMKCHVPTIKIFPKGDFLCTFCRSISSPEIEYCDDSRKVSGENVLNPEEQRKCERLLLYIFCHELSVGFRKPVPSSVPNYYRIIKHPMDLKKVKKKLQLQNSQYYTSIQEFVCDMRMIFQNCAKYNEMSRIIQVYAEEKAINTQDGSEMAVSGKAVSVYFEEKLQEIFPGQSFPEPPDEQTVDTNEKEKEKEKEREGEETEDSDDDFIQPRRKRLKTDDKIFHIK from the exons ATGGCGGATAACAAAGGCATCGATGATATGGAACCGTCACCAAACCCAGAGACTCCTCCTTTGGCTCAAGACAACGTGCAAGCGGAGACCCAACCCGAACCTGCGTCTGCGGTCATAGAAGGTGAAACGAAGGAGGCGGAAGAGACCGAGTCGCTTGTTCCCGCTCACGAGGCAACTGCAGCCACCGGTGTAGGAGGCGGTGAGGTTAGCATCAGCAATGTTAGCGGCAGGAGCGCTGCTAGCCCGACGGATGCCAGCCCAACTAACGCTGAGCCTAGTCCCGCCGAAGCCCCGGCCGCCGGTGATGCAGCAGTCAGCGGACTCGCCTCGGAAATGTCCCCACCACCCACGGCCCCGGCAGCCGCACCGGCACAGACTCCCATTAATTTATTGGATACGTGCGCAGTGTGTAAACAAAGTCTTCAGAGCCGAGAGAGCGAACCAAAACTTCTACCTTGCTTGCACTCGTTTTGCCTGAAATGTATTCCGCAACCAGACAGGCAGATCAGCGTACAGGTGACTGGACCGCACGGGCAAACCAACACACATATTG TAAATGTTATGCGATGCTCAGTGTGCCACCAGGACTACAAACAGAACGATATTGTCGCCAACTACTTTGTTAAAGATACCTCAGAGGCGACCAGCACGTCCGATGAAAAAGCCGCACAG GTATGTACAAGTTGTGAGGATAATGCTGGAACCATAGGCTTTTGCGTGGAGTGTGGAGAGTGGCTGTGTAAGACCTGTGTGGAAGCTCACCAGAGGGTCAAAATAACCAAAGATCACAAGATTCGCACGAAAGACGATGCTGACACGGCCTCTG AGTCTGTGGGTACATCTGGACAGAGGCCCGTTTTTTGTCCCATCCACAAGCAAGAGCCACTCAAGCTTTTCTGTGAGACCTGTGACACTTTGACTTGCCGGGACTGCCAGCTGCTCGAGCACAAGGAGCATAG GTATCAGTTCTTGGAAGAAGCTTTTCTTAACCATAAAAGTATCATTGAATCAACCATGACCAAACTCCAGGAGAAGAAAAACTACGTCCATTACTCAGTGTCTCAAGTACAAAACAG gttaaaagAGCTGACTGAATCCCATAAGAAAGTTGAACATGAGATCAAGATTGCAGTGTTTACTTTGATAAATGAAATTAACAAAAAGGGCAAGTCTTTACTACAGCAGCTGGAG ACTGTGACCAAAGAGCGCAGCGCGAGGCTAATGGCCCAGCATAAGGATACCACCCAGCTCGCCCAGCAGATCCACCATGTGCTGAACTTCTGTCAATGGGCCATCTCGACTGGCAGCAGCACAGCACTGCTTTATAGCAAAAGGCCG ATTCTATTTCAGCTTCGCCAGCTCTTTAAGGCAAGACTGGAGCCAGTGCCTTTGTCTAATGGAGAAGTGCGCTTTTTCTGTGACCCAACCTTCTGGGCCAAAAATGTGGTTAATCTAG gTAATCTGGTAATTGAGAAGCAACCGCCGCCTGCAAATCCTCCGAATATGATGGGTGGAGGTGCTCCCATTTCACCAGGCCAAGGTCAACATGGCAAAAATCAAGGGCAGATAAATTTAGCCCAGCTTCGTCTGCAGCACATGCAGCAGGCAGCATTTGCACAGAAGCAGCAACAtctccagcagcagcaacagcagcagatgCAGCAACAGATGCGCCTTGCTTCCCAAATGCCCCAGCAACATACCAGACAGACTGTCCCACCCATAGTACAGCAGCAG CCTCCCAGGCTCATCAGTATGCAGCAGCACCCAAGAGGGCAAATGGTCCTAAATGGTGGGCCCGTTCCCTCCATGTACTCTTCGTCCCACCATATGCGTCTACCAGGCCCTCCACAGGGACAGGGCAGGATACCCACAGCACAGCCGAGACACAACGGGCAACAGTTTCCCACCATGATACAGCCTCACCTGCAGCGACAG CATTCCAACCCAGGCCATGCAGGCCCTTTCCCAGTGGCTTCTGGCCACAATGCAAACCCCACAAGTCCTACCAGCGCCAGCATGGCAGGGGCACATGCTCATCGAGGCTCTGCCAATCCTGTCATCGCTCCCATTGAGCTCATCCCCTCAGTTACCAACCCAGAGAACTTGCCCTGTCTACCGGAGATCCCACCCATTCAG CTAGAGGATGCGGGTTCGAGCACCCTTGGCCACCTCCTGACTCGCTACATCACAGCCAGCACACAACAGCAGTCGGGTTCAGTGGATATGAACCCCTCCCCTGGACTTTCGATACACTCGCCTGGATCCTCAG GTCTTTCCAATGCACACACGCCCGCACGACCCTCCAGCACATCCAGCACAGGCAGCAGAGGCAG TTGTAGCTCTGCGGGGAAAACAGCAGCCAGTGGAGGTACTGTGGAACCTGTTCGGGTCAAACAGGAGCCTGATTCAGAGGAGAGTTACAGGTGTCCAAGTACTTCCACGAAGGCGGAAGGAGCACAAGACTCTGGGAGGAGTGCTTGCATG ATGGGCAGTCCTAGTCCTGTAAGCAACACAAAGGAGAATATTAAATCAGAGGCCCAGTCTCAGACCTCTTGCTCTGGGCTCAACGGCTCTGGTACGCAGCTAACCAACGGATGCACGGACAAGGGGTCATCAACCGCAACGGGCAATCTTGACGTGAAGGAGGATGACCCTAACGAAGACTGGTGCGCTGTTTGCATCAATGGCGGCGACTTGCTGTGCTGCGATCGTTGTCCCAAAGTGTTCCACATGAAATGCCATGTACCCACCATCAAAATATTCCCCAA GGGGGATTTTCTGTGCACATTTTGCCGGAGTATATCTAGTCCTGAGATAGAATACTGTGACGACAGCAGGAAAGTCAGTGGAGAGAATGTCCTTAATCCTGAAGAGCAGAGG AAATGTGAGCGCCTCCTACTGTATATCTTCTGTCATGAGCTGAGTGTGGGCTTCCGGAAGCCTGTCCCGAGCTCT GTGCCAAACTACTACAGAATCATCAAGCACCCGATGGACTTgaagaaagtgaagaaaaagcTGCAGCTCCAGAACTCCCAGTACTACACGTCCATCCAGGAATTTGTGTGTGACATGCGCATGATCTTCCAAAACTGTGCAAAGTACAATGAG ATGTCTCGAATAATCCAGGTTTATGCTGAGGAGAAAGCGATTAATACGCAG GATGGATCAGAGATGGCCGTCTCCGGTAAGGCAGTGAGTGTCTACTTTGAGGAAAAGCTGCAGGAGATCTTTCCGGGACAGAGCTTCCCCGAGCCGCCTGATGAGCAAACCGTGGACACAAAcgaaaaggagaaggagaaggagaaggagagggagggggaggaaaCGGAGGACTCTGACGACGACTTCATTCAACCCCGACGTAAACGGTTAAAAACGGATGACAAAATTTTCCACATCAAGTAA